The Ziziphus jujuba cultivar Dongzao chromosome 7, ASM3175591v1 genome includes a region encoding these proteins:
- the LOC107406150 gene encoding peroxidase 10 encodes MEKNLSKPFSVFLLWLLSQSVLVCCQLDYKFYDYTCPNLTKIVTYGVWSAIANDTRMAASLLRLHFHDCFVNGCDGSLLLDDTSTFKGEKTALPNINSVRGYEVIDAIKSNVEKACPSTVSCTDIVAMVSRHAVYLAGGPYWALPLGRRDGRTAGSVDEVSQQLPSPFEPLDNITAKFTSKGLNLKDVVVLSGAHTIGFAQCFTFKSRLFNFDGSGNPDPTLDASLLQNLRSVCPNQADSDTKLAPLDPITSTRFDNTYFRNLLNNSGVLQSDQALLGDNTTASMVINYSRFPYLFSRDFGASMVKMSNIDVLTGQNGEIRKNCRVIN; translated from the exons ATGGAGAAGAATTTGTCCAAACCTTTCTCTGTTTTCTTGCTCTGGCTTTTGTCCCAAAGCGTTCTTGTTTGCTGTCAACTTGATTATAAATTCTATGATTACACTTGTCCAAACCTCACAAAGATTGTTACATATGGAGTTTGGTCTGCTATTGCAAATGATACAAGGATGGCAGCCTCTCTTTTGAGGCTTCACTTCCATGATTGCTTTGtcaat GGATGCGATGGGTCCTTGTTACTGGATGATACCAGCACatttaagggggaaaaaactGCTTTGCCCAATATAAATTCAGTGAGAGGTTATGAAGTGATTGATGCTATAAAGTCCAATGTAGAGAAGGCTTGCCCATCCACTGTTTCTTGCACGGACATAGTTGCTATGGTTTCTAGACACGCTGTTTATCTT GCCGGAGGTCCTTATTGGGCTTTGCCATTGGGCCGTAGAGATGGTAGAACGGCGGGAAGTGTGGACGAAGTAAGCCAGCAATTGCCATCACCTTTTGAGCCATTGGACAACATCACTGCCAAATTTACTTCAAAAGGTCTCAACTTAAAGGACGTTGTTGTGCTCTCAG GTGCACATACAATCGGGTTTGCCCAGTGCTTCACATTCAAGTCTAGGCTATTCAACTTTGATGGGTCAGGAAATCCTGACCCCACACTGGATGCATCACTTTTACAAAATCTGAGAAGCGTGTGCCCAAATCAAGCCGATTCTGACACCAAATTGGCTCCTTTGGATCCCATCACCTCCACAAGATTTGACAACACCTATTTCAGAAACCTCCTCAACAATTCTGGCGTTCTTCAATCAGACCAGGCTCTTTTGGGTGACAATACCACTGCTTCCATGGTCATCAACTACAGTAGGTTCCCCTATCTCTTCTCTAGAGACTTTGGGGCTTCTATGGTTAAGATGTCCAATATTGATGTTCTCACTGGGCAAAATGGTGAAATCAGGAAGAACTGTAGGGTCATAAACTAA